A single window of Vanessa tameamea isolate UH-Manoa-2023 chromosome 5, ilVanTame1 primary haplotype, whole genome shotgun sequence DNA harbors:
- the LOC113392698 gene encoding mitochondrial chaperone BCS1, translating into MTLAEYITSLSANPYFGAGFGLFGVGAGAAILRKSFQTSVLLFRRHCMITLEVPCRDKSYQWLLQWITQKGARHTQHLSVETSFLQKDTGQIKTKYDFIPSVGQHFFRYGNTWIKVDRTREQQTLDLHLGIPWETVTLTAFGRNKQIYYNILEEARTMALKQHEGMTIMYTAMGSDWRAFGHPRRRRPLESVVLRAGLIERILKDCLDFIDNPNWYTDRGIPYRRGYLLHGPPGCGKSSFIMALAGQLEYNICVLNLSERGLTDDRLNHLLSVAPQQSIILLEDIDAAFISREDTPTQKAAYEGLNRVTFSGLLNCLDGVASTEARIVFMTTNYLERLDPALIRPGRVDMKEFVGYCDREQVELMFLRFYKDAAEHARTFATRVMEKQKNVSPAQIQGYFMFHKHSTPDEVLSNVETIWTLG; encoded by the exons ATGACACTAGCTGAATATATTACCTCTTTGTCAGCTAACCCATATTTTGGTGCCGGTTTCGGTCTATTTGGTGTTGGAGCCGGAGCAGCAATTTTACGCAAAAGCTTCCAAACTTCTGTCTTATTATTTCGCAGGCACTGCATGATAACACTAGAAGTACCGTGTCGTGATAAGTCTTACCAATGGCTATTACAATGGATAACTCAAAAGGGCGCAAGGCACACACAGCACCTAAGTGTCGAGACATCATTTCTTCAAAAAGATACTGGCCAGATAAAAacgaaatatgattttataccaAGTGTAGGACAGCATTTCTTTAG ATATGGTAACACATGGATAAAGGTTGATCGTACAAGAGAACAACAAACTTTAGACCTACATTTGGGTATTCCCTGGGAAACTGTCACCCTAACTGCTTTTGGGAGAAACAAACAGATCTACTATAATATACTCGAAGAAG caaGAACTATGGCTCTCAAACAGCATGAAGGTATGACAATAATGTACACAGCAATGGGTTCAGATTGGAGGGCATTTGGTCATCCTCGACGAAGGCGTCCTTTAGAAAGTGTTGTGCTCAGAGCTGGTCTCATTGAGCGTATCCTTAAGGACTGTCTAGACTTTATTGATAATCCAAATTGGTATACAGATAGAGGAATTCCATATAGAAGAG GCTATTTACTACATGGCCCACCAGGTTGTGGTAAATCTTCTTTTATAATGGCTTTAGCTGGAcaacttgaatataatatttgtgtacTCAATTTATCTGAACGAGGTCTGACTGATGACAGGCTTAATCATCTTCTAAG TGTTGCCCCTCAACAGTCAATAATATTGCTCGAAGACATTGATGCAGCGTTTATCTCACGAGAGGATACGCCGACACAAAAAGCCGCATATGAAGGTCTCAATCGTGTTACCTTTAGTGGTCTATTAAACTGTTTAGATGGTGTAGCATCTACTGAAGCAAGGATAGTATTCATGACTACAAACTATTTAGAAAG ACTTGATCCAGCCTTAATCCGACCTGGCCGTGTCGATATGAAGGAATTTGTTGGTTACTGTGATCGTGAACAAGTAGAACTAATGTTCTTAAGGTTCTACAAAGATGCTGCTGAACATGCAAGAACTTTTGCCACAAG AGTAATGGAAAAGCAAAAGAATGTTAGTCCGGCACAAATTCAAGGTTACTTCATGTTTCACAAACATTCAACACCGGATGAAGTGCTATCAAACGTAGAAACAATCTGGACACTTGGATAA